The window CCATCTGTAATGTCTGTTGCAGAAACTCTATTATTTGATGTATTGCAGTCTCTTAAAATATGGCCTTCATCATATTTGGCTTCTGGCATTAATGCCTTTAATAAAGCCAAATCTATGATTGTTGAATCAATTTCCTTTATTTTTTCTATCTTTTCCTGATATAGAATCTGATCTTTTTCCTTAAGAGCCAATAATTCAAATCCAAGCGCAGCGTATCCCAATTCATCACTTATGCAAACCAGGTCACCCTTTTTAAATCCATATTTCATCAAGGCCTTGTCCTTGTCAACCTGGCCAATGGCCGTTCCTGAAATTATTATCTCACTTGCCTCGTTGGTGTCGCCGCCTATGAGGGGAATATTGTAATTGTCACAAGCCCTTATGACTCCACATATCAAATCATCAAAGTCATCAAGAAGCATGTATTTTGGAATGGCTATGTTCAATAAAAATCCGATATTCTCTGCACCCATGCTGGAAAGGTCGCTGACATTGACTACAACTGACTTGTATCCCATTTGAAAATAAGTCATGCCTTTTGGGAAATGGCTGGATTGAATCAGCATGTCAGTTGAAGTGACTAAATAGCTATTATCATCCAGATTGATGTTTGTAAGTGCAGAATCGTCTCCAATTGATGTTGCAAAAT of the Methanobrevibacter ruminantium genome contains:
- the thiL gene encoding thiamine-phosphate kinase — its product is MKSSQIKVSEIGEKGLIERIIEKSKTCSSCEFGIDNDLSNFATSIGDDSALTNINLDDNSYLVTSTDMLIQSSHFPKGMTYFQMGYKSVVVNVSDLSSMGAENIGFLLNIAIPKYMLLDDFDDLICGVIRACDNYNIPLIGGDTNEASEIIISGTAIGQVDKDKALMKYGFKKGDLVCISDELGYAALGFELLALKEKDQILYQEKIEKIKEIDSTIIDLALLKALMPEAKYDEGHILRDCNTSNNRVSATDITDGLASEFYEILNSNKKYSNLNDNSSSNSYSKGIRIYEDKLPVEDEFKEIANILGLNYLDLFLHIGEDFAFLFTINNELKDQLSREMNFYVIGEITDNNTVEIVLSNGQIEKISSRGYQHLK